A stretch of the Vanacampus margaritifer isolate UIUO_Vmar chromosome 6, RoL_Vmar_1.0, whole genome shotgun sequence genome encodes the following:
- the LOC144054333 gene encoding uncharacterized protein LOC144054333, with protein MRSLLFGAIQLLLLAVVGCRAPSSCPRGQFVLKSQCVLCHPTCSECWGHELFECTTCGVDEDGQERFLHQGRCRTHCPRGLYPDRGRYACLPCIANCELCADGDICAKCRERYKLHNGLCQTALCDTGQVQDPDTGECIDCEMGCKTCSTEDPEICSSCAQGYFLFRHQCRKHCPQGTYEDRGRGVCLSCPLPCTDCRSDTQCLACQPDYFLNGGKCVKQCPQQTFSDTTGWRCGPCHSSCQTCHGPRSTDCDLCLAGDPPLYGQCPLANCPLGHYFDAEYGKCHTCDASCKTCFGPQALDCSSCFKGYFLDQESSCVVQCPPGSYANSATQLCENCSPNCKACVGSSDNCIDCSKGTFKLFLHQGRCWSNCPEGYWETADGSCSACDNSCLTCEGSSTKCLSCVDGRYLEGGVCTLNCSLGAYPADDATCRRCPPHCDICSDDRTCFKCSFLYLMLNGACKANCPTGYYEDMEGGRCGLCHPTCSSCSGPLADDCETCSTFSPKLYKGACSKQCPTGTYYEATATECQECHQTCVSCSGPDPNQCTQCERGLVLDPNTLLCGVTGDSDCPPRTFLHDDQFTCMGCHRHCYSCEGLGSDECLTCALPRYLHNRTCVSECPAGTYTNRQEADGTQLGFCLPCDHVCATCTGSSPRDCLACSPRYLRLLHLCVRHCPTGYYQAGSHCEKCHHSCEMCTGPGPESCRACLPPLLELQGTKLCVERCPQRFYRLDDACLQCHISCHTCTDASPQSCVTCDNGSTLKDKVCYPRCEEGKYFTEKATCELCDISCKHCSGPRPDHCLTCHRDSGLHAVESRCARCCQAGGNHTNCCICDSRSALCVEAPEPKSGDEPVTDINMSSVLNRTSAAVAVALLAALALLAFALVKARTRRRLCWKQSYERLSGGANMPHGVPEPDSGDEVDVVYTSRGGSVYRRYSFIHEHDTNADVHVDESTCLNQS; from the exons ATGAGGTCCCTCTTGTTCGGCGCGATCCAGCTCCTCTTGCTCGCTGTCGTCGGCTGCAGAGCTCCGTCGTCGTGCCCGAGAGGACAGTTTGTGCTCAAGAGCCAGTGTGTCCTCTGCCATCCCACCTGCTCCGAGTGCTGGGGCCATGAGCTGTTTGAGTGCACTACCTGTGGAGTCG ATGAAGATGGACAGGAACGTTTCCTCCACCAAGGTCGCTGCCGGACGCACTGCCCCCGCGGTCTGTATCCTGACAGGGGTCGCTATGCCTGCCTGCCCTGCATAGCCAATTGCGAGCTCTGCGCAGATGGCGACATATGTGCCAAATGTCGTGAACGCTACAAACTCCATAATGGGCTCTGCCAAACAGCACTCTGTGATACGG GACAAGTGCAGGATCCTGATACAGGCGAATGTATTGACTGTGAGATGGGCTGCAAAACATGCTCCACAG aagaccCTGAGATTTGCAGCAGTTGTGCTCAAGGTTACTTTCT TTTCAGGCACCAGTGTCGCAAGCACTGCCCCCAGGGCACATATGAGGACCGAGGCAGGGGTGTGTGTCTGTCCTGCCCCCTGCCGTGCACGGACTGCAGGAGTGACACACAATGCCTTGCCTGCCAGCCAGATTACTTCCTAAACG GAGGCAAATGTGTGAAACAATGCCCACAGCAAACCTTCAGTGATACCACCGGGTGGCGCTGTGGGCCTTGCCACAGCTCCTGCCAGACGTGCCATGGGCCTCGCTCAACAGACTGTGATCTCTGTCTCGCGGGCGACCCGCCTCTTTACGGGCAGTGCCCTCTGGCAAACTGCCCATTGGGGCACTACTTTGACG CGGAGTACGGTAAATGTCACACATGTGACGCATCCTGCAAGACCTGCTTCGGCCCACAGGCGCTGGATTGCTCCTCGTGTTTTAAAG GATATTTCCTGGACCAGGAAAGTTCTTGCGTGGTGCAGTGTCCCCCCGGCTCCTATGCTAACTCGGCCACTCAGCTGTGTGAAAACTGCTCGCCCAACTGCAAGGCCTGCGTGGGCTCCAGCGATAACTGCATCGACTGTTCCAAAGGCACCTTTAAGCTCTTTCTCCACCAGGGGAGGTGCTGGTCAAATTGCCCGGA AGGTTACTGGGAGACAGCAGACGGGTCATGCAGCGCCTGCGACAATTCCTGCCTCACATGCGAAGGTTCCAGTACAAAGTGTCTGTCCTGTGTCGACGGACGCTACTTGGAGGGCGGCGTGTGCACGCTCAACTGCTCGCTGGGGGCTTATCCTGCAGACGACGCCACCTGCAGGCGTTGCCCCCCTCACTGCGATATCTGCTCGGACGACAGGACCTGCTTCA AATGCAGTTTCTTGTATCTGATGCTGAACGGTGCGTGTAAGGCTAATTGTCCCACGGGCTACTATGAGGACATGGAGGGGGGCCGCTGCGGTCTGTGCCACCCGACCTGTAGCAGCTGTTCTGGGCCTTTGGCGGACGACTGCGAGACCTGCTCCACATTCAGTCCCAAACTCTATAAGGGCGCATGCTCAAAACAGTGCCCGACTGGCACTTACTATGAGGCCACAGCTACGGAATGCCAAG AGTGCCACCAGACATGTGTGAGCTGCTCTGGTCCGGACCCAAACCAGTGCACCCAATGCGAACGAGGCCTGGTGCTGGATCCCAACACCTTGCTGTGCGGCGTTACCGGCGATAGCGACTGTCCGCCGAGGACCTTCCTGCATGATGACCAGTTCACCTGCATGGGCTGCCACCGCCACTGCTACTCCTGCGAGGGGCTTGGCAGCGACGAGTGCCTGACGTGTGCCCTCCCTCGATACCTTCACA acagGACCTGCGTGAGCGAATGTCCGGCCGGTACGTACACAAACAGGCAGGAGGCAGACGGAACCCAGCTGGGGTTCTGTTTGCCATGCGATCACGTGTGCGCCACCTGCACGGGGTCGTCGCCCAGAGACTGCCTGGCGTGTTCCCCGAGATACCTGCGCCTCCTTCATCTTTGTGTCCGCCATTGTCCCACAGG GTACTACCAAGCGGGCTCCCACTGTGAGAAATGCCACCACTCTTGTGAGATGTGCACAGGTCCCGGGCCCGAATCCTGCCGGGCCTGCCTGCCTCCCCTCTTGGAACTGCAAGGCACCAAGCTGTGCGTGGAGCGCTGCCCACAGCGCTTCTACAGACTCGACGACGCGTGCCTGCAATGCCACATCAGTTGCCACACCTGCACAG ATGCCTCCCCTCAGAGCTGTGTGACGTGCGACAATGGCAGCACGCTAAAGGACAAAGTCTGCTATCCACGCTGTGAGGAGGGAAAGTACTTTACAGAAAAG GCCACCTGTGAGCTGTGTGACATCTCATGCAAGCATTGTAGCGGGCCCAGACCTGACCACTGCCTGACTTGTCACCGAGATTCTGGCCTTCACGCCGTGGAGAGCCGCTGTGCCCGCTGCTGTCAGGCGGGAGGGAACCACACAAACTGCTGCATATGCGACAGCCGTTCAG CTCTATGCGTGGAGGCCCCCGAACCCAAGTCAGGGGACGAACCGGTAACCGACATCAACATGTCGAGCGTCCTCAACCGCACGTCGGCCGCCGTAGCCGTCGCCCTGCTGGCCGCTCTGGCTCTGCTCGCCTTCGCCTTGGTGAAGGCCCGAACCAGGAGGAGGCTTTGCTGGAAGCAGAGTTACGAGAGACTGAGCGGCGGCGCCAACATGCCTCACGGTGTGCCCGAACCGGACAGCGGCGACGAGGTGGACGTGGTGTACACGAGTCGAGGCGGCTCCGTGTACCGTCGTTACAGTTTTATCCATGAGCATGACACTAACGCGGATGTGCATGTGGATGAGAGTACTTGTCTCAACCAGTCCTAG